Proteins encoded in a region of the Cucumis sativus cultivar 9930 unplaced genomic scaffold, Cucumber_9930_V3 scaffold66, whole genome shotgun sequence genome:
- the LOC116406103 gene encoding uncharacterized protein LOC116406103: MGKSESAKECKRHPNHNLLPGICPSCLREKLQQFHQSPNYSDSQSTFSSPSSSSSDFFFSADSSRRHRRHHRRNASEFVTGSMAVDLLADKLKKTGSIRISTDGGTGAGVKGKKKLGFWSRLLLRPKALYFS, translated from the coding sequence ATGGGGAAATCGGAATCGGCCAAAGAATGTAAGAGACACCCAAATCACAATCTCTTACCCGGAATTTGCCCTTCTTGTCTTCGAGAAAAGCTTCAACAATTTCATCAATCTCCCAACTATTCCGATTCTCAATCAACTTTCTcttccccttcttcttcttcctccgaTTTTTTCTTCTCCGCCGATTCCTCTCGCCGCCACCGCCGCCACCACCGTCGTAACGCCTCCGAGTTCGTCACTGGGTCGATGGCGGTTGACTTGTTAGCGGACAAGCTGAAGAAGACCGGTTCCATTAGGATCTCTACCGATGGCGGCACCGGCGCTGGCGttaaaggaaagaagaaacttGGGTTTTGGTCAAGGTTGTTGCTCCGCCCAAAAGCTCTGtattttagttga